Proteins encoded in a region of the Isosphaeraceae bacterium EP7 genome:
- a CDS encoding SNF2-related protein, producing the protein MNGDFWNNAGSTPPSGGPDRDRDAERGSHDRPHDAERGPQDRPRDPEPGPPPDPHVNRDRERGPRYDRDAGQNRPRGRRPQQRPGPQGNAPPQGNAPPPQGNGPGQNTRRRESGNAPPPPPQGNGRPAAGQGGRRRERPADHRSQQQQPQPSRDSSLALAPKLLRDFAEGVRARGQSYFAKGRVSVTSSRPGEIVAAKVRGTTSYRVKLRMRGGRLHASCSCPYFAPDGVPCKHLWATILASDNLALLAAPPSRPLRLISDTPKQVDVEPVAGPGDRDQHYPPFGPQNYTQGPFINEYGNSKDFPGPRPPADYPAPRPPRDYPAQRPTSTPRHANNPPAQRPPADYPAQRPYQGQAPGYGPQQGGGSKGYGPPQGYIPQGGPPQGPGGYGNTSGYGPQGGYGQGQPQPPGPGQGRNQGRNQQINNRRRTATGNGPGPMPPPQGNAPTRPGMPPQRPQQGQVPGRSPGLIYVNGKPVAARPEPRPLKKVATKQQAARNTKRLLIYVLDVPASLAQNQVVIDLARRERRPTGEWGPLRPWWHTPAGAPGRYDPEDRELLDLMEQAQSSTNSSSHPETAGTRRYLVRPDVQADLVERLARSGRLRLRRADGEDDPPTTRWDDGPPWRFGIDIKCDPSGKRWTWRGSLRRNDPRGPGEQRMDLIEPLLIVPGLLALGAGRIARFDDSGVALWVARLRHEKELVFDGPQQDTMLGKILLESRVAPAELIESLPLVEVATPPQACLTLRTPRQTYGGPDRLLGELTFLYDGISIPVDPPGRLAVRSELGLVIFRDEDTEAKAAIKLFELGFREAKDIRLDPGTLELPPKRMTPVSLELVAAGWRVEAEGKLIRPAGEFKLSVSSGIDWFELDGRVDFGDQSLSLPDVLAAAKRGDDMIQLGDGSMGVLPEAWIKQYGMIAEMGTTEDGHIRFGRAQVGLIDSLLAAQGEIKVDAPFAKVRQELRTFDGVAPKEAPAGFRGELRPYQCEGLGWLEYLQKFDFGGILADDMGLGKTVQVLALLQGRRARRKAKAPSLIVVPRSLVFNWIQEATRFTPRLRVLDYTGPGRAALREQFSDYDLVVTTYGNMRSDIAELTQREFDYVILDEAQAIKNADSQASKAARLLRGRHRLAMSGTPIENHLGELWSIIEFLNPGMLGTAGVFKRHTGGSAGTDDAARAALAKALKPFILRRTKTQVVKDLPEKTEQILHCDMEPAQRKTYEDLREHYRGALLRREAGEATRANNIEILEALLRLRQAACHPGLIDPSRGGEPSAKLDMLLPQLAEVIAEGHKVLIFSQFTKFLGLVRDRLEAENITYEYLDGQTRDRAERVERFQTDPTVPVFLISLKAGGLGLNLTSAGYVYLLDPWWNPAVEAQAIDRSHRIGQTQNVFAYRLICRDTVEQKILELQQKKRELAESILEGDGRLLPNLSRDDLEFLLS; encoded by the coding sequence GTGAATGGTGATTTCTGGAATAATGCGGGATCGACCCCTCCCTCGGGCGGTCCGGACAGGGATCGCGACGCCGAGCGGGGCTCCCATGATCGGCCCCACGACGCCGAGCGAGGGCCCCAGGATCGGCCGCGCGACCCCGAGCCGGGCCCGCCCCCCGATCCGCACGTCAACCGGGACCGCGAACGCGGCCCCCGATACGACCGCGACGCCGGCCAGAACCGGCCGCGCGGCCGCAGGCCGCAGCAGCGGCCCGGCCCGCAGGGCAACGCCCCCCCGCAGGGCAACGCCCCGCCGCCGCAGGGCAATGGGCCGGGCCAGAACACCAGGCGTCGCGAATCCGGCAACGCCCCGCCGCCGCCGCCGCAGGGCAACGGCAGGCCCGCCGCCGGTCAGGGAGGCAGGCGCCGCGAACGGCCGGCCGACCACCGGTCCCAGCAGCAGCAGCCGCAGCCCTCGCGCGACTCGTCGCTGGCCCTCGCCCCCAAGCTCCTCCGCGACTTCGCCGAGGGGGTCCGCGCCCGCGGCCAGTCTTACTTCGCCAAGGGGCGCGTCTCGGTCACCTCGTCCAGGCCGGGCGAGATCGTCGCCGCCAAGGTTCGCGGCACCACCTCCTACCGCGTCAAGCTCCGGATGCGCGGCGGACGGCTGCACGCGTCTTGCTCCTGCCCCTACTTCGCCCCCGACGGCGTCCCCTGCAAGCACCTCTGGGCCACCATCCTCGCCTCGGACAACCTCGCCCTGCTGGCCGCCCCCCCCTCGCGCCCGCTCCGCCTGATCAGCGACACTCCCAAGCAAGTTGACGTCGAGCCGGTCGCGGGCCCCGGCGACCGCGACCAGCACTACCCCCCCTTCGGCCCCCAGAATTACACCCAGGGCCCGTTCATCAACGAGTACGGCAACTCCAAGGACTTCCCCGGGCCCCGCCCCCCGGCCGATTACCCCGCGCCCCGGCCTCCCAGAGACTATCCCGCGCAGCGACCGACCAGCACGCCACGCCACGCCAACAACCCACCTGCGCAGCGGCCCCCCGCCGACTATCCCGCGCAGCGACCCTACCAGGGCCAGGCCCCCGGCTATGGCCCGCAGCAGGGGGGTGGTTCCAAGGGTTACGGCCCCCCGCAGGGCTACATCCCGCAAGGCGGCCCCCCCCAGGGCCCCGGCGGATACGGGAATACGTCCGGCTATGGCCCGCAAGGCGGCTATGGCCAGGGCCAGCCGCAGCCCCCGGGCCCCGGGCAGGGCCGCAATCAGGGCCGCAACCAGCAGATTAACAACCGCAGGCGCACCGCCACGGGCAACGGCCCCGGGCCCATGCCGCCCCCCCAGGGCAACGCGCCGACCCGGCCCGGCATGCCGCCGCAGCGGCCCCAGCAGGGTCAGGTCCCGGGCCGGTCGCCGGGCCTCATCTATGTCAACGGCAAGCCCGTCGCCGCCCGCCCCGAGCCCCGCCCCCTGAAGAAGGTCGCCACCAAGCAGCAGGCCGCGCGCAACACCAAGCGGCTTCTCATCTACGTGCTCGACGTCCCCGCCTCGCTGGCCCAGAATCAGGTCGTCATCGACCTGGCTCGCCGCGAACGCAGGCCCACCGGCGAGTGGGGCCCCCTGCGCCCCTGGTGGCACACCCCCGCCGGCGCACCCGGGCGGTACGACCCCGAGGATCGCGAGCTGCTCGACTTGATGGAGCAGGCCCAGTCGTCCACCAACTCGTCCAGCCACCCCGAGACCGCCGGCACCCGCCGTTATCTCGTCCGGCCCGACGTCCAGGCCGACCTCGTCGAGCGGCTGGCCCGCAGCGGCCGCCTCAGGCTCAGGCGCGCCGATGGCGAGGACGATCCGCCCACCACTCGCTGGGACGACGGACCCCCCTGGCGGTTCGGCATCGACATCAAGTGCGACCCCTCCGGCAAGCGCTGGACCTGGCGTGGGTCGCTCCGCCGCAACGACCCGCGCGGCCCCGGCGAGCAGCGGATGGACCTCATCGAGCCGCTCCTGATCGTCCCGGGCCTGCTCGCCCTGGGCGCCGGCCGCATCGCCCGATTCGACGACTCCGGCGTCGCGCTCTGGGTCGCCCGCCTCCGCCATGAGAAGGAGCTCGTCTTCGACGGCCCGCAGCAAGACACCATGCTCGGCAAGATCCTCCTCGAATCCAGGGTCGCCCCCGCCGAGCTCATCGAGTCGCTCCCCCTCGTCGAGGTGGCCACTCCCCCCCAGGCCTGCCTAACCCTGCGCACCCCGCGCCAGACCTACGGCGGCCCCGACCGCCTCCTGGGCGAGCTGACGTTCCTCTACGACGGCATCTCCATCCCCGTCGACCCCCCCGGCCGCCTCGCCGTGCGCAGCGAGCTGGGGCTGGTCATCTTCCGCGACGAGGACACCGAGGCGAAGGCCGCCATCAAGCTGTTCGAGCTGGGCTTCCGCGAGGCCAAGGACATCCGGCTCGACCCCGGCACCCTCGAGCTGCCCCCCAAGCGGATGACCCCCGTCTCCCTCGAGCTCGTCGCCGCCGGATGGCGCGTCGAGGCCGAAGGCAAGCTGATCCGGCCCGCCGGCGAGTTCAAGCTCTCCGTCTCCAGCGGCATCGACTGGTTCGAGCTCGACGGCCGCGTCGACTTCGGCGACCAGTCGCTCTCCCTGCCCGACGTCCTGGCCGCCGCCAAGCGCGGCGACGACATGATCCAGCTCGGCGACGGCTCGATGGGCGTCCTGCCCGAGGCCTGGATCAAGCAGTACGGCATGATCGCCGAGATGGGGACCACCGAGGACGGCCACATCCGCTTCGGCAGGGCCCAGGTCGGCCTCATCGACTCGCTCCTCGCCGCCCAGGGCGAGATCAAGGTCGACGCCCCCTTCGCCAAGGTCCGCCAGGAGCTGCGCACGTTCGACGGCGTCGCCCCCAAGGAGGCCCCCGCCGGCTTCCGCGGCGAGCTTCGGCCCTATCAGTGCGAGGGCCTCGGCTGGCTCGAATACCTCCAGAAGTTCGACTTCGGCGGCATCCTGGCCGACGACATGGGGCTGGGCAAGACCGTCCAGGTCCTCGCCCTGCTCCAGGGCCGACGCGCCCGCCGCAAGGCCAAGGCCCCCTCCCTGATCGTCGTCCCCAGGTCGCTCGTCTTCAACTGGATCCAGGAGGCGACCCGCTTCACCCCCAGGCTCCGCGTGCTCGACTACACCGGGCCCGGCCGCGCCGCCCTCCGCGAGCAGTTCAGCGACTACGACCTCGTCGTCACCACGTATGGGAATATGCGGTCCGACATCGCCGAGCTCACCCAGCGCGAGTTCGACTACGTCATCCTCGACGAGGCCCAGGCGATCAAGAACGCCGACAGCCAGGCCTCCAAGGCCGCCCGCCTGCTGCGCGGCCGCCACCGCCTGGCCATGAGCGGCACGCCCATCGAGAACCACCTCGGCGAGCTCTGGTCGATCATCGAGTTCCTCAACCCCGGCATGCTCGGCACCGCCGGCGTCTTCAAGCGCCACACCGGCGGCTCCGCCGGCACCGACGACGCCGCCCGCGCCGCCCTGGCCAAGGCCCTCAAGCCGTTCATCCTCCGCAGGACCAAGACGCAGGTCGTCAAGGACCTCCCCGAGAAGACCGAGCAGATCCTCCACTGCGACATGGAGCCCGCCCAGCGCAAGACCTACGAGGACCTCCGCGAGCACTACCGCGGCGCCCTGCTCCGCCGCGAGGCCGGCGAGGCCACCCGCGCCAACAACATCGAGATCCTCGAGGCCCTCCTCCGCCTCCGCCAGGCCGCCTGCCACCCCGGCCTCATCGACCCCTCGCGCGGCGGCGAGCCCAGCGCCAAGCTCGACATGCTCCTGCCCCAGCTCGCCGAGGTCATCGCCGAGGGGCACAAGGTCCTCATCTTCTCCCAGTTCACCAAGTTCCTCGGCCTGGTCCGCGACCGCCTCGAAGCCGAGAACATCACTTACGAATACCTCGACGGCCAGACCCGCGACCGCGCCGAGCGCGTCGAGCGGTTCCAGACCGACCCGACGGTCCCCGTCTTCCTGATCAGCCTGAAGGCCGGCGGCCTCGGCCTGAACCTGACCTCGGCCGGCTACGTCTACCTGCTCGACCCCTGGTGGAACCCCGCCGTCGAGGCCCAGGCCATCGACCGCTCCCACCGGATCGGCCAGACCCAGAACGTCTTCGCCTACCGCCTCATCTGCCGCGACACCGTCGAGCAGAAGATCCTCGAACTCCAGCAGAAGAAGCGAGAGCTCGCCGAGTCCATCCTCGAAGGAGACGGCCGCCTCCTCCCCAACCTCTCCCGCGACGACCTGGAGTTCCTGCTCTCCTGA
- the gyrB gene encoding DNA topoisomerase (ATP-hydrolyzing) subunit B yields the protein MAPSKTDETTEMERGAENGNGAGAIKPGYNESNIRVLEGIEAIRLRPSMYIGDVTSRGLHHLIYEVVDNSIDEAMAGHCSNINVTVHVDESVSIVDDGRGIPVGLHETGKSTLEVVLTTPHAGGKFDHDTYKVSGGLHGVGVTVVNALSEWLEAEVHRDGQVWRQDYRQGVAVGEVRPFGTTRTTGTRIRFLPDATIFQARTTFDYDILEKRLRELSYLNKGVRISLKDERSEEPKVEEFFSSEGIAEFVTYLNRAQTPIHPPMVLQGRDEDRGVEVEIAVQYNESISENVVSYCNNIHTIEGGTHLTGFRSALTRSLNNYAKAAAPAKSKDLAITGEDFKEGLTAIVSVRVPDPQFEGQTKTKLGNGEVEGIVAKIVNDKLAEFLEQNPAAAKKVIAKALLAAEAREAARKARELVRNRKGVLSGGGLPGKLMDCTSRDQESSELFLVEGDSAGGTAEGGRDRLYQAILPLRGKILNVERARLDKVLGNEEVRNIITAVGNGIGEEEDPSRRRYGKVVMMSDADVDGSHIRTLLMTFFYRQMPRLVAEGHLYVAQPPLYMMANKKERRYVQTDVAMNAILNGAGLDGARLEPARPTEGQAAEPIDGARLQALLEVVTGLDNALRAFGRRNRPLRPFLALAHPATDPKADPRAGMLPLFIVKDGSRERHLYTADELEDDQVQASLDAASGGQPEPAEAEAEAASADRVTELHEVRTLNKFLARLRDEFGLRADVLLPLEITGDDPPPRFLLQRDGESHPLMDLRELVATVRKLGEKGMKITRFKGLGEMDAEQLWETTMDPSRRTLMQVRLDDVAAANDLFTTLMGDDVEPRRQFIEKHALEVKNLDV from the coding sequence ATGGCTCCGAGCAAGACCGACGAGACGACCGAGATGGAGCGTGGGGCCGAGAACGGCAACGGCGCCGGCGCCATCAAGCCCGGCTACAATGAGTCCAACATCCGCGTCCTGGAAGGCATCGAGGCCATCCGCCTGCGCCCCAGCATGTACATCGGCGACGTCACGTCCCGGGGGCTCCACCACCTCATTTATGAGGTGGTCGACAACTCGATCGACGAGGCCATGGCCGGCCACTGCTCCAACATTAACGTGACGGTGCACGTCGACGAGTCGGTCTCCATCGTCGACGACGGCCGCGGGATCCCCGTCGGCCTCCACGAGACCGGCAAGAGCACGCTGGAAGTCGTCCTGACCACCCCCCACGCCGGCGGCAAGTTCGACCACGATACCTACAAGGTCTCCGGCGGCCTGCACGGCGTCGGCGTCACCGTCGTCAACGCCCTGTCCGAGTGGCTCGAGGCCGAGGTCCACCGCGACGGCCAGGTCTGGCGCCAGGACTATCGCCAGGGGGTCGCCGTCGGCGAAGTCCGCCCGTTCGGCACCACCCGGACCACCGGCACCCGGATCCGATTCCTCCCCGACGCGACCATCTTCCAGGCCCGCACGACGTTCGACTACGACATCCTGGAGAAGCGGCTCCGCGAGCTGTCCTACCTCAACAAGGGGGTCAGGATCTCGCTGAAGGATGAGCGGAGCGAGGAGCCCAAGGTCGAGGAGTTCTTCTCGTCCGAGGGGATCGCCGAGTTCGTCACTTACCTCAACCGGGCGCAGACGCCGATCCACCCGCCGATGGTGCTCCAGGGGCGCGACGAAGACCGCGGCGTCGAGGTCGAGATCGCGGTGCAGTACAACGAGTCGATCAGCGAGAACGTCGTCTCGTACTGCAACAACATCCACACGATCGAGGGGGGGACGCACCTGACCGGCTTCCGGTCGGCGCTCACCCGGTCGCTGAACAACTACGCCAAGGCGGCCGCCCCGGCCAAGTCGAAGGACCTGGCCATCACCGGCGAGGACTTCAAGGAAGGCCTCACCGCCATCGTCAGCGTCCGCGTCCCCGACCCCCAGTTCGAGGGGCAGACGAAGACCAAGCTGGGCAACGGCGAGGTCGAGGGGATCGTCGCCAAGATCGTCAACGACAAGCTGGCCGAGTTCCTCGAGCAGAACCCCGCCGCGGCCAAGAAGGTCATCGCCAAGGCCCTGCTGGCGGCCGAGGCCCGCGAGGCGGCCCGCAAGGCCCGCGAGCTGGTCCGCAACCGCAAGGGGGTCCTCTCCGGCGGCGGGCTGCCCGGCAAGCTCATGGACTGCACCAGCCGCGACCAGGAGTCCAGCGAGCTGTTCCTCGTCGAGGGTGACTCCGCGGGCGGGACCGCCGAGGGGGGCCGGGACCGGCTCTACCAGGCCATCCTCCCGCTCCGAGGCAAGATCCTCAACGTCGAGCGCGCCAGGCTCGACAAGGTCCTGGGCAACGAAGAGGTCCGCAACATCATCACGGCCGTCGGCAACGGCATCGGCGAGGAGGAAGACCCCTCCCGCAGGCGCTACGGCAAGGTCGTGATGATGAGCGACGCCGACGTGGACGGGTCGCACATCCGGACCCTGCTGATGACCTTCTTCTACCGCCAGATGCCCCGCCTGGTGGCCGAGGGACACCTCTACGTGGCCCAGCCGCCGCTGTACATGATGGCGAACAAGAAAGAGCGGCGCTACGTCCAGACCGACGTGGCGATGAACGCGATCCTCAACGGCGCCGGCCTCGACGGGGCCCGCCTGGAGCCCGCACGCCCCACGGAAGGCCAGGCCGCCGAACCGATCGACGGGGCCCGCCTGCAGGCCCTCCTGGAGGTCGTCACCGGCCTGGACAACGCCCTGCGTGCCTTCGGCCGCCGCAACCGGCCGCTCAGGCCGTTCCTGGCGCTGGCGCATCCGGCCACCGACCCCAAGGCCGACCCCCGCGCCGGGATGTTGCCCCTGTTCATCGTGAAGGACGGTTCTCGGGAGCGCCATCTTTACACGGCCGATGAATTGGAAGACGATCAGGTGCAGGCGAGCCTCGACGCCGCGAGCGGCGGGCAACCCGAACCCGCCGAGGCTGAGGCCGAGGCCGCCTCGGCCGACCGCGTCACCGAGCTCCACGAGGTCCGCACGCTCAACAAATTCCTGGCCAGGCTCCGCGACGAGTTCGGCCTGCGGGCCGACGTCCTCCTGCCGCTGGAAATCACCGGCGACGACCCGCCCCCCCGGTTCCTCCTGCAACGCGACGGCGAGTCTCACCCCCTGATGGACCTGCGCGAGCTGGTCGCCACCGTGCGCAAGCTGGGCGAGAAGGGGATGAAGATCACCCGGTTCAAGGGTCTCGGCGAGATGGACGCCGAGCAGCTCTGGGAGACCACCATGGACCCGTCGCGGCGGACGCTGATGCAGGTCCGCCTGGACGACGTGGCCGCGGCCAATGACCTGTTCACCACCCTGATGGGCGACGACGTCGAGCCCCGGCGCCAGTTCATCGAGAAGCACGCGCTGGAGGTCAAGAATCTCGACGTCTGA
- a CDS encoding DUF721 domain-containing protein produces MQSPNRRGPRSLSDILGELFAARGYSRIRAVGELETAWNEAVGEPACRQTRLGGVRRGVLNVTVANPALLEELAAFRKPALLASLRRDAPGTVVHDIRFRVGGVDEPEKPRPKARIDTAADEARPDPAPAPPGTTSATKGPRVAPRAPRKPSL; encoded by the coding sequence ATGCAGAGCCCGAATCGTCGCGGACCGAGGTCGCTGTCGGACATCCTGGGCGAGCTGTTCGCCGCCCGGGGTTACAGCCGGATCCGGGCCGTCGGCGAGCTGGAAACGGCCTGGAACGAGGCGGTCGGCGAGCCGGCCTGCCGCCAGACCCGACTCGGGGGCGTCCGCCGGGGCGTCCTGAACGTCACCGTGGCCAACCCCGCCCTGCTCGAAGAACTGGCCGCCTTCCGCAAGCCCGCCCTGCTGGCGTCCCTGCGCCGCGACGCACCGGGCACCGTCGTCCACGACATCCGCTTCCGCGTGGGGGGGGTGGACGAGCCGGAGAAACCCAGGCCCAAGGCCAGGATCGACACCGCGGCCGACGAGGCCCGACCCGACCCGGCACCCGCACCACCGGGGACGACCTCGGCCACCAAAGGGCCCCGGGTCGCGCCCAGGGCACCACGCAAGCCGTCTCTCTAG
- a CDS encoding VWA domain-containing protein, with product MSTDATDRPRRWSWPARLRRGTWDVPAYGVSLVVHMAALMALALVGLASAPEGSREMAAELYEAATDLPEFGQVEVQEFSDEPLATTEAASTGPVLGALRVESLAAPSTRAEAAGGSKQAGPADLASVDIQRAADIVMPAAARFDQVVAIRGNGAEHVGDVEGAVDRIAIEISRRLEKGRTLVVWAFDASRSLQAEREGLAKHIGRVYEHIRELGGSEGRDRDGGLLTAVVAFGEHTKPLTPEPTDDPGQVVEAIRSVPADLTGTENTFTAVGEIIGRWGKYKDSKKHAYQTIVIVVTDEVGDDEARLEEAIGMAASAKVPVYVLGSPAVFGHAIGYMDYLDPVTKQQFRNLPVRQGPESAALEQIKLPFWYGGPQHDNLDAGFGPYALSRLAGATGGIYFVTRLGPGRVTFNPDGMREYRPEWGSRQQYESGVVKHPIRQAAMSAALITQQRLPGQPSLTFPPADDPDFKEAMAQNQELAARTMYTVDEALAPITAAARQRDRETSRRWQAHYDLARGRLLAMKVRCASYNAACAQMKKEPRKFAKEASNAWRLVPTQELDLGEKAKLAADEATTLLKRVETDHPGTPWALLAQRELRDPFGFRWEETYVPPRPRMDDQAAAKKRAMPKNAKAPDPPPPPKL from the coding sequence GTGTCGACCGACGCAACTGATCGGCCGCGACGGTGGAGCTGGCCTGCGCGCCTGCGCCGGGGTACCTGGGACGTGCCGGCCTACGGGGTGAGCCTGGTCGTTCACATGGCGGCCCTGATGGCCTTGGCCCTGGTCGGGCTGGCGAGCGCCCCCGAGGGTTCCCGCGAGATGGCCGCGGAGCTCTACGAGGCGGCGACCGACCTTCCCGAGTTCGGCCAGGTCGAGGTGCAGGAGTTTAGCGACGAGCCCCTCGCCACGACCGAGGCGGCGTCCACGGGCCCGGTGCTCGGGGCCCTGCGGGTCGAGAGCCTGGCGGCCCCCTCGACGCGGGCCGAGGCGGCGGGCGGGTCGAAGCAGGCGGGGCCCGCGGACCTGGCCTCCGTCGACATCCAGCGGGCCGCCGACATCGTGATGCCGGCGGCGGCCAGGTTCGACCAGGTCGTCGCGATCCGGGGCAACGGCGCCGAGCACGTCGGCGACGTCGAGGGGGCCGTCGACCGGATCGCCATCGAGATCTCCAGGCGCCTGGAGAAGGGGCGCACGCTGGTCGTCTGGGCGTTCGACGCCTCGCGCAGCCTGCAGGCCGAGCGCGAGGGCCTGGCCAAGCACATCGGCCGGGTCTACGAGCACATCCGCGAGCTGGGGGGCAGCGAGGGCCGCGACCGTGACGGCGGGCTGCTCACCGCCGTCGTCGCCTTCGGCGAGCACACCAAGCCTCTAACCCCCGAGCCGACCGACGACCCGGGTCAGGTCGTCGAGGCCATCCGGTCGGTGCCGGCCGACCTGACGGGGACCGAGAACACGTTCACCGCCGTCGGCGAGATCATCGGCCGCTGGGGCAAGTACAAGGACTCCAAGAAGCACGCGTATCAGACGATCGTCATCGTGGTGACCGACGAGGTGGGCGACGACGAGGCGCGGCTCGAGGAGGCGATCGGCATGGCCGCGTCGGCCAAGGTGCCGGTGTATGTGCTGGGCTCCCCGGCGGTGTTCGGCCACGCGATCGGCTACATGGACTACCTCGACCCGGTGACCAAGCAGCAGTTCCGTAACCTCCCGGTGCGGCAGGGGCCCGAGAGCGCCGCGCTCGAGCAGATCAAGCTGCCGTTCTGGTACGGCGGGCCGCAGCACGACAACCTCGACGCGGGGTTCGGCCCGTACGCGCTATCGAGGCTGGCCGGCGCGACCGGGGGAATCTACTTCGTGACCCGGCTGGGGCCGGGGCGTGTGACGTTCAACCCCGACGGGATGCGCGAGTATCGCCCCGAGTGGGGGAGCCGCCAGCAGTATGAGTCGGGCGTGGTCAAGCACCCGATCCGCCAGGCGGCGATGTCCGCGGCCCTGATCACGCAGCAGCGCCTGCCAGGCCAACCCTCGCTGACCTTCCCGCCGGCCGACGACCCCGACTTCAAGGAGGCGATGGCCCAGAACCAGGAGCTCGCCGCCCGGACGATGTACACCGTCGACGAGGCCCTGGCGCCGATCACCGCGGCGGCCCGCCAGCGCGACCGCGAGACCTCGCGCCGCTGGCAGGCGCATTACGACCTGGCCCGGGGCCGGCTGTTGGCCATGAAGGTGCGTTGTGCCTCCTACAACGCCGCCTGCGCCCAGATGAAGAAGGAACCCAGGAAGTTCGCCAAGGAAGCGTCCAACGCCTGGCGGCTGGTGCCCACCCAGGAGCTGGACCTGGGCGAGAAGGCCAAGCTCGCCGCCGACGAGGCGACGACTCTGCTGAAACGGGTGGAGACCGACCATCCGGGCACCCCCTGGGCCCTGCTGGCTCAGCGCGAGCTGCGCGACCCATTCGGGTTCCGCTGGGAGGAGACGTACGTCCCCCCACGCCCTAGAATGGACGACCAGGCCGCGGCCAAGAAGCGGGCGATGCCCAAGAACGCCAAGGCGCCCGATCCCCCGCCGCCGCCCAAGCTCTAG
- the dnaN gene encoding DNA polymerase III subunit beta has translation MKALCNRDGLLAAFGMVSGVAPARSPKPILQNVKLVTDPEEGSTLMATDLEVGIRYKALGVKVEQSGSVILPTGKMGQILRTSSDGDLYVEVVDDQLVVRGTYSQFKLPAEDPNLFPEVPDFAAVSYHTIAAADLRRLIRRTMFATDVESTRYALGGVLVELTDESITMVGTDGRRLARMVAPAEAEHGAVSPAGSPVIPVKALKLIERNLDDQDPPVHLAFQSGSAVLVRTDRAVIYSRLVEGRFPRYQDVFPAQVDVRVPLEVGTLRLAVEQASIVTSEESRGVDFRFETGKLVLTSQAPDAGSSVVELPINYEGKTVEITFDPRYLVDALKTLDDGAALTAELIDHKNAAVFKTEDQYTYVVMPLTRDRP, from the coding sequence ATGAAGGCGTTGTGCAACCGCGACGGTCTGCTCGCCGCGTTCGGCATGGTCAGCGGCGTCGCCCCGGCGCGCAGCCCCAAGCCGATCCTCCAGAACGTCAAGCTCGTGACCGACCCGGAAGAGGGGTCGACCCTAATGGCGACCGACCTCGAGGTCGGGATCCGCTACAAGGCCCTCGGCGTCAAGGTCGAGCAATCCGGCTCCGTCATCCTGCCCACCGGCAAGATGGGCCAGATCCTCAGGACCAGCTCCGACGGGGACCTCTACGTCGAGGTGGTCGATGACCAGCTCGTCGTCCGCGGCACCTACAGCCAGTTCAAGCTGCCGGCGGAAGACCCCAACCTCTTCCCCGAGGTGCCCGACTTCGCCGCCGTCAGCTACCACACCATCGCCGCGGCCGACCTCCGCAGGCTCATCCGCCGGACCATGTTCGCCACCGACGTGGAGAGCACCCGATACGCCCTGGGGGGCGTCCTCGTCGAGCTCACCGACGAGTCGATCACCATGGTCGGCACCGACGGCAGGCGGCTGGCCCGGATGGTCGCCCCGGCCGAGGCCGAGCACGGCGCCGTCAGCCCGGCCGGCAGCCCCGTCATCCCCGTCAAGGCCCTCAAGCTCATCGAGCGCAACCTCGACGACCAGGACCCGCCGGTCCACCTGGCCTTCCAGTCGGGCTCCGCGGTGCTAGTGCGGACCGACCGCGCGGTCATCTACAGCCGCCTGGTCGAGGGCCGCTTCCCCCGCTATCAGGACGTCTTCCCCGCCCAGGTCGACGTCCGCGTCCCGCTCGAGGTCGGCACCCTGCGGCTGGCCGTCGAGCAGGCCTCCATCGTCACCAGCGAGGAGAGCCGGGGGGTCGACTTCCGGTTCGAGACGGGCAAGCTCGTCCTCACCAGCCAGGCCCCCGACGCCGGCAGCTCCGTCGTCGAGCTGCCCATCAACTACGAGGGCAAGACCGTCGAGATCACGTTCGACCCCCGCTACCTGGTCGACGCGCTGAAGACCCTCGACGACGGCGCGGCCCTGACCGCCGAGCTGATCGACCACAAGAACGCGGCCGTCTTCAAGACCGAGGACCAGTACACCTACGTCGTCATGCCCCTGACCCGCGACCGCCCCTGA